Proteins co-encoded in one Pseudomonas beijingensis genomic window:
- the gap gene encoding type I glyceraldehyde-3-phosphate dehydrogenase, with protein MTLRIAINGFGRIGRNVLRALYTQGYRRDLQIVAINDLGDSAINAHLLKFDTVHGTFDADVQHDHESLTVNGDRISVSAIRNPAELPWAAEKIDVVFECTGLFTDRAKAAAHISAGARKVIISAPAKGADATVVYGVNHDILRQSHQIISNASCTTNCLAPVAQVLHRELGIESGLMTTIHAYTNDQNLTDVYHSDPYRARSATQNMIPSKTGAAEAVGLVLPELAGKLTGMAVRVPVINVSLVDLTVQLKREASAEEVNELLRHASQHSKILGYNTLPLVSSDFNHNPLSSIFDANHTKASGKLLKVLAWYDNEWGFSNRMLDNCLALCNAE; from the coding sequence ATGACTCTTCGAATCGCAATCAATGGTTTTGGCCGCATCGGCCGCAACGTCCTCCGTGCACTGTATACCCAAGGCTATCGTCGCGACCTGCAGATCGTCGCCATCAACGACCTGGGTGACAGTGCCATCAATGCCCATCTGCTCAAGTTCGACACCGTGCATGGCACTTTCGATGCGGACGTGCAGCACGACCACGAAAGCCTGACGGTCAATGGCGACCGCATCTCGGTCAGCGCCATCCGCAACCCGGCCGAACTGCCTTGGGCGGCCGAGAAGATCGACGTCGTGTTCGAATGCACCGGCCTGTTTACCGACCGTGCCAAGGCCGCCGCGCACATCAGCGCCGGCGCCCGCAAGGTGATCATCTCGGCCCCGGCCAAGGGCGCCGATGCCACCGTCGTGTACGGCGTGAACCACGATATCCTGCGCCAGTCCCACCAGATCATCTCCAACGCGTCGTGCACCACCAACTGCCTGGCCCCGGTGGCCCAGGTGCTGCACCGCGAGCTGGGTATCGAAAGTGGCCTGATGACCACGATCCACGCCTACACCAACGACCAGAACCTGACCGACGTCTACCACAGCGACCCGTACCGCGCCCGTTCGGCCACCCAGAACATGATCCCGAGCAAGACCGGCGCCGCCGAAGCGGTGGGCTTGGTGCTGCCGGAACTGGCCGGCAAGCTGACCGGCATGGCGGTGCGCGTACCGGTGATCAACGTGTCCCTGGTCGACCTCACCGTGCAGCTCAAGCGCGAAGCGTCGGCCGAAGAAGTCAACGAGCTGCTGCGCCATGCCAGCCAGCATTCGAAGATCCTCGGCTACAACACCCTGCCGCTGGTCTCCAGCGACTTCAACCACAACCCGCTGTCGTCGATCTTCGACGCCAACCACACCAAGGCCAGCGGCAAGCTGCTCAAGGTACTGGCCTGGTATGACAACGAATGGGGCTTCTCCAACCGCATGCTGGATAACTGCCTGGCGTTGTGTAACGCGGAATAA
- the edd gene encoding phosphogluconate dehydratase, with product MHPRVLEVTERLIARSRATREAYLALIRGAASDGPMRGKLQCANFAHGVAGCGTEDKHHLRMMNAANIAIVSSYNDMLSAHQPYETFPEQIKKALREIGSVGQFAGGTPAMCDGVTQGEAGMELSLPSREVIALSTAVALSHNMFDGALMLGICDKIVPGLMMGALRFGHLPTIFVPGGPMVSGISNKEKADVRQRYAEGKATREELLESEMKSYHSPGTCTFYGTANTNQLLMEVMGLHLPGASFVNPNTPLRDALTREAAFQVTRMTKQSGNFMPIGEIVDERSLVNSIVALHATGGSTNHTLHMPAIAMAAGIQLTWQDMADLSEVVPTLSHVYPNGKADINHFQAAGGMSFLIRELLEAGLLHENVNTVLGHGLSRYTQEPFLEDGELVWRDGPIESLDENILRPVARAFSPEGGLRVMEGNLGRGVMKVSAVALENQIVEAPAMVFQDQQDLADAFKAGLLEKDFVAVMRFQGPRSNGMPELHKMTPFLGVLQDRGFKVALVTDGRMSGASGKIPAAIHVSPEAYVGGALARVQEGDIIRVDGVKGTLELKVDAEEFAARTPAKGLLGNNIGTGRELFGFMRMAFSSAEQGASAFTSALETLN from the coding sequence ATGCATCCCCGCGTTCTTGAGGTCACCGAACGGCTTATCGCCCGCAGCCGCGCCACGCGTGAGGCTTACCTTGCATTGATCCGTGGTGCTGCCAGCGACGGCCCGATGCGCGGCAAGCTGCAGTGCGCCAACTTCGCTCACGGCGTGGCCGGTTGCGGCACCGAAGACAAACACCACCTGCGGATGATGAACGCCGCCAACATCGCCATCGTGTCGTCCTATAACGACATGCTCTCGGCCCACCAGCCCTACGAAACCTTCCCGGAACAGATCAAGAAAGCCCTGCGCGAGATCGGCTCGGTCGGCCAGTTCGCCGGTGGCACGCCGGCGATGTGCGACGGCGTGACCCAGGGCGAGGCGGGGATGGAACTGAGTCTGCCGAGCCGCGAAGTGATCGCGCTCTCCACGGCGGTGGCGCTGTCCCACAACATGTTCGACGGCGCGCTGATGCTCGGCATCTGCGACAAGATCGTCCCGGGCCTGATGATGGGCGCGCTGCGCTTCGGTCACTTGCCGACGATCTTCGTGCCAGGTGGGCCGATGGTCTCGGGCATTTCCAACAAGGAAAAAGCCGACGTGCGCCAGCGCTACGCCGAAGGCAAGGCCACCCGCGAAGAGCTGCTGGAATCGGAGATGAAGTCCTACCACAGCCCCGGCACCTGCACCTTCTACGGCACCGCCAACACCAACCAGTTGCTGATGGAAGTGATGGGCCTGCACCTGCCTGGCGCCTCGTTCGTCAACCCGAACACGCCGTTGCGCGATGCGCTGACCCGTGAAGCGGCGTTCCAGGTCACGCGCATGACCAAGCAAAGCGGCAACTTCATGCCGATCGGTGAGATCGTCGATGAGCGCTCGCTGGTCAATTCCATCGTCGCACTGCACGCCACCGGCGGCTCCACCAACCACACGCTGCACATGCCGGCCATCGCCATGGCGGCAGGCATCCAGCTGACCTGGCAGGACATGGCCGACCTCTCCGAGGTGGTGCCGACCCTGAGCCACGTCTACCCGAACGGCAAGGCCGACATCAACCACTTCCAGGCGGCGGGCGGCATGTCGTTCCTGATCCGTGAGTTGCTGGAAGCCGGTTTGCTTCATGAAAACGTCAACACCGTGCTCGGTCACGGCCTGAGCCGCTACACCCAGGAGCCGTTCCTCGAGGATGGCGAGCTGGTGTGGCGCGACGGCCCGATCGAAAGCCTCGACGAAAACATTTTGCGCCCGGTGGCTCGCGCCTTCTCGCCAGAAGGTGGGTTGCGAGTGATGGAAGGCAACCTGGGCCGTGGGGTGATGAAGGTCTCGGCCGTGGCCTTGGAAAACCAGATTGTCGAAGCACCGGCCATGGTCTTCCAGGATCAACAGGACCTGGCGGACGCGTTCAAGGCCGGCCTGCTGGAAAAAGATTTTGTCGCAGTGATGCGCTTCCAGGGCCCGCGCTCCAACGGCATGCCGGAGCTGCACAAGATGACGCCATTCCTCGGTGTGTTGCAGGACCGTGGCTTCAAAGTGGCGCTGGTGACCGACGGGCGCATGTCCGGTGCGTCGGGGAAAATCCCGGCGGCCATTCATGTCAGCCCCGAAGCTTATGTCGGCGGCGCGTTGGCCCGGGTGCAGGAGGGCGATATCATCCGCGTCGATGGCGTCAAAGGCACCTTGGAGTTGAAGGTGGACGCCGAGGAATTCGCCGCGCGCACGCCGGCCAAGGGCCTGTTGGGTAACAACATCGGCACCGGCCGCGAGCTGTTCGGTTTCATGCGCATGGCCTTCAGCTCGGCGGAGCAGGGCGCCAGCGCCTTCACTTCTGCCCTGGAGACGCTTAATTGA
- a CDS encoding glucokinase: MKLALVGDIGGTNARFALWKNHTLENIQVLATADYACPEDAIQVYLSGMGLKPGAIGSVCLSVAGPVSGDEFRFTNNHWRLSNLAFCKTLEVEKLLLVNDFSAMALGMTRLRSDEYRVVCEGTPEPMRPAVVIGPGTGLGVGTLLDLGEGRFAALPGEGGHVDLPMSSPRETQLWQHIYNEIGHVSAETALSGSGLPRVYRAICAVDGHVPVLDTPESITAAGLAGDPIALEVLEQFCRWLGRVAGNNVLTLGGRGGVYIVGGVVPRFADFFLESGFARCFADKGCMSDYFKGIPVWLVTAPYSGLMGAGVALEQSAAA, encoded by the coding sequence TTGAAACTGGCTTTGGTCGGTGATATCGGTGGGACCAACGCACGCTTCGCGCTGTGGAAAAACCACACCCTGGAAAACATTCAGGTGCTGGCAACGGCGGACTACGCCTGCCCGGAAGATGCCATCCAGGTGTACCTGAGCGGCATGGGCCTGAAGCCGGGCGCCATCGGTTCTGTGTGCCTGTCGGTGGCCGGCCCGGTGAGCGGCGATGAGTTTCGTTTCACCAACAATCACTGGCGCCTCAGCAACCTGGCGTTCTGCAAGACCCTGGAGGTCGAGAAGCTGCTGCTGGTCAATGACTTCTCGGCCATGGCCCTGGGCATGACTCGTTTGCGTTCCGATGAATACCGGGTCGTCTGCGAAGGCACCCCGGAGCCGATGCGGCCGGCGGTGGTGATCGGGCCGGGCACCGGGCTGGGCGTCGGGACGCTGCTGGACCTGGGCGAGGGCCGCTTCGCCGCGCTGCCGGGGGAGGGCGGCCATGTCGACCTGCCCATGAGCAGCCCACGGGAAACCCAGCTGTGGCAGCACATCTACAATGAAATTGGCCACGTCAGCGCCGAGACCGCCCTCAGTGGCAGCGGTTTGCCGCGGGTGTACCGGGCCATTTGCGCCGTGGACGGCCATGTGCCGGTGCTCGATACCCCCGAATCCATCACCGCGGCCGGCCTGGCTGGCGACCCCATCGCCCTGGAAGTGCTCGAGCAGTTCTGCCGCTGGTTGGGGCGCGTGGCCGGCAACAATGTGTTGACGTTGGGTGGGCGCGGCGGCGTCTACATCGTCGGTGGCGTGGTCCCGCGCTTTGCCGATTTCTTCCTCGAAAGCGGTTTCGCCCGTTGCTTCGCCGACAAGGGTTGCATGAGCGATTACTTCAAGGGCATTCCGGTCTGGCTGGTGACCGCGCCATACTCCGGCCTGATGGGCGCGGGCGTGGCGTTGGAGCAATCCGCCGCCGCTTAA
- a CDS encoding response regulator translates to MSSVNKSILLVDDDQEIRELLDTYLSRAGFQVRTTPDGAGFRQAFNDAPSDLVILDVMLPDEDGFSLCRWVRQHPRQAHVPIIMLTASSDEADRVIGLELGADDYLGKPFSPRELQARIKALLRRAQFGQERSGGEVLAFDEWRLDMVSHRLFHTDGEEVILSGADFALLKLFLDHPQEILDRDTIGNATRGRELMPLDRIVDMAVSRLRQRLRDTDKPPRLIRTVRGSGYQLAASVVASNGH, encoded by the coding sequence GTGAGTTCAGTAAACAAATCGATTTTGTTGGTCGACGACGACCAGGAGATTCGCGAACTGCTGGACACCTACCTCAGCCGTGCGGGGTTCCAGGTGCGCACCACGCCCGACGGCGCCGGGTTTCGCCAGGCGTTTAACGATGCGCCGAGCGACCTGGTGATCCTCGATGTGATGTTGCCCGATGAAGATGGCTTCAGCCTTTGCCGCTGGGTTCGCCAGCACCCCCGCCAGGCCCATGTGCCGATCATCATGCTCACCGCCAGTTCCGACGAGGCCGACCGGGTCATCGGCCTGGAGCTGGGCGCCGATGATTACCTGGGCAAGCCCTTCAGCCCCCGTGAATTGCAGGCGCGCATCAAGGCGCTGCTGCGCCGGGCGCAATTCGGCCAGGAACGTTCCGGCGGTGAAGTGCTGGCCTTCGATGAATGGCGGCTGGACATGGTCAGCCATCGGCTTTTTCACACCGACGGTGAAGAAGTGATTCTCTCCGGTGCCGACTTCGCCCTGCTCAAGTTGTTTCTCGACCATCCCCAGGAAATCCTCGACCGCGACACCATCGGCAATGCGACTCGTGGCCGTGAATTGATGCCCCTGGACCGGATCGTCGACATGGCGGTCAGTCGCCTGCGCCAACGCCTGCGTGACACCGACAAGCCGCCGCGGCTGATTCGCACGGTGCGGGGCAGCGGTTACCAACTGGCGGCCAGTGTGGTTGCCAGCAATGGGCATTGA
- a CDS encoding ATP-binding protein, whose protein sequence is MGIDWIRKIARRVPVPRSLLGRMLLLTLLVVLFAQTLSSVIWVSQLRATQLEGLITSARSLAHSMNASVSYLRSLPVAYRPLVLDQLRSMGGTRFVVTLNDKPLGMDVLPVTPRKLAVLKAVDEVLRQSLGSSADISVQFVSPDDLRIFNAGLKLDELPRSWAHYALTLEPVNPPVLVTQIQMAPGEWLYIASLLPEPYTSLEEQSLPKQQVGFILLTSSLLLLFIGLLVHWQSRPLKRLARAARDMSLGAEVEPVAEGGGSEVVEVGRAFNAMRERISRYLTERSQLFSAISHDLRTPITRLRLRVELLEDENLQAKFGRDLDELELLVKGALQCVKDTDIHENIEPVDLNHVLDCLVEPYLAPNGNGRVTQDGRALAPYPGKPLALKRCIGNLIDNALKYGQNAHLHIDDDEAAFILHVDDEGPGVPEQRLEQVFEPHFRLAGQQQGYGLGLGIARNIAHSHGGEVSLQNLREGGLRVTLQLPRSVD, encoded by the coding sequence ATGGGCATTGACTGGATCAGGAAAATCGCCCGGCGGGTACCGGTACCGCGCTCGTTGCTAGGCCGGATGCTGTTGCTGACCTTGCTGGTGGTGTTGTTCGCCCAGACCCTGTCCAGCGTGATCTGGGTCTCGCAATTGCGCGCCACCCAGCTCGAAGGCCTGATCACCAGTGCCCGCAGCCTTGCCCATTCGATGAACGCCAGCGTCAGTTATTTGCGGTCGCTGCCGGTGGCTTACCGGCCGCTGGTGCTCGATCAGTTGCGCAGCATGGGCGGCACGCGGTTTGTCGTCACCCTCAATGACAAACCCCTTGGCATGGACGTGTTGCCGGTCACGCCGCGCAAGCTGGCGGTGCTCAAGGCGGTGGACGAGGTGCTGCGCCAATCCCTGGGCAGTAGCGCCGACATCTCCGTGCAATTTGTCAGCCCCGATGACCTGCGGATTTTCAACGCCGGACTCAAGCTCGACGAACTGCCCCGTTCGTGGGCCCACTACGCCTTGACCCTCGAACCGGTGAACCCGCCAGTGCTGGTCACGCAGATCCAGATGGCGCCGGGCGAGTGGCTGTACATCGCCTCGCTGCTCCCTGAGCCCTACACCAGCCTCGAAGAACAGAGCCTGCCCAAGCAGCAGGTCGGTTTCATCCTGCTCACCAGCAGCCTGTTGTTGCTGTTCATCGGTTTGCTGGTGCACTGGCAGAGCCGGCCTCTCAAGCGTCTGGCCCGGGCCGCGCGGGACATGTCCCTGGGTGCCGAAGTGGAACCGGTGGCCGAGGGCGGTGGCAGCGAAGTGGTGGAAGTGGGGCGAGCCTTCAATGCCATGCGCGAGCGCATCAGCCGTTACCTGACGGAGCGCAGCCAGCTGTTCAGTGCGATCTCTCACGACTTGCGCACACCGATCACCCGGTTGCGGCTGCGGGTCGAGCTGTTGGAAGACGAAAACCTGCAAGCCAAGTTCGGCCGTGACCTGGATGAGCTGGAGCTGCTGGTCAAAGGTGCGTTGCAATGCGTCAAGGACACCGACATCCACGAAAACATTGAGCCGGTGGACCTCAACCATGTGCTCGATTGCCTGGTCGAGCCGTACCTGGCGCCCAACGGCAACGGTCGGGTGACCCAGGATGGCCGGGCGCTGGCGCCGTATCCCGGCAAGCCGCTGGCCCTCAAGCGCTGCATCGGCAACCTGATCGACAACGCCTTGAAATACGGACAGAACGCCCATCTGCACATCGATGACGATGAAGCCGCGTTCATCCTGCACGTCGACGATGAAGGCCCCGGTGTGCCGGAACAGCGCTTGGAGCAAGTCTTCGAACCACACTTCCGCTTGGCCGGGCAGCAGCAGGGCTACGGCCTGGGTCTGGGCATCGCCCGCAACATCGCCCACAGCCATGGGGGTGAAGTGAGCCTGCAGAACCTGCGCGAGGGTGGGTTGCGAGTGACGTTGCAGTTGCCGCGCAGTGTGGATTGA
- a CDS encoding D-mannose isomerase → MDTFQPAFSSWLNAPAHQQWLADEGLRLLAFAKASKLPDGFGNLDELGRLPADARAETMNTARMTHSFAMAHIQGLPGFAELVDHGIQALNGRLRDAEHGGWFATTRPDEDGAGKAAYLHAFVALAASSAVVAKRPDAPALLDEAVRIIDEHFWCEEEGALRESFNRDWSEEEAYRGANSNMHATEAFLALADATDDPRWLARALRIVERVIHGHAAANDYLVVEHFDRHWQPLREYNQDNPADGFRPYGTTPGHGFEWARLLLHLEAARVQIGMLTPGWLAQDAQKLFDQNCRHGWDVDGAPGIVYTLDWDNRAVVRHRLHWVHAEAAAAASALLKRTDEAKYEAWYRCFWEFCDKHFIDRCNGSWHHELDPQNRPSADIWPGKPDLYHAWQAVLIPRLPLAPSMASALARLSSPAPV, encoded by the coding sequence ATGGACACCTTCCAACCGGCCTTCAGCAGTTGGCTGAACGCGCCTGCCCACCAGCAATGGCTTGCCGATGAAGGCTTGCGGCTGCTGGCGTTCGCCAAGGCCTCGAAGCTGCCGGACGGCTTTGGCAATCTGGACGAACTTGGGCGCCTGCCGGCCGATGCCCGGGCCGAGACCATGAACACCGCGCGCATGACCCACAGCTTCGCCATGGCTCACATCCAGGGCTTGCCGGGTTTCGCCGAGCTGGTGGATCACGGCATCCAGGCCCTCAACGGCCGTTTGCGCGACGCCGAGCACGGTGGTTGGTTCGCCACGACGCGGCCTGATGAAGACGGCGCTGGCAAGGCGGCCTACCTGCATGCATTCGTTGCCCTGGCGGCCAGTTCCGCGGTGGTGGCCAAGCGTCCCGACGCGCCAGCGTTGCTGGACGAAGCGGTGCGGATCATCGATGAGCATTTCTGGTGTGAGGAGGAGGGCGCGTTGCGCGAGTCCTTCAACCGCGACTGGAGCGAGGAGGAGGCCTATCGCGGCGCCAACAGCAACATGCACGCCACCGAAGCCTTCCTGGCCCTGGCCGATGCCACCGACGATCCTCGTTGGCTGGCCCGCGCCCTGCGCATTGTCGAGCGGGTGATCCACGGTCATGCCGCGGCCAACGACTACCTGGTGGTGGAGCATTTCGATCGCCACTGGCAGCCGTTGCGCGAATACAACCAAGACAATCCCGCCGATGGTTTCCGCCCCTACGGCACCACCCCCGGCCACGGTTTTGAATGGGCTCGGCTGCTGCTGCACCTTGAAGCCGCACGGGTCCAGATCGGCATGCTGACCCCGGGATGGCTGGCCCAGGACGCGCAAAAACTCTTCGACCAGAACTGCCGCCACGGCTGGGACGTCGATGGCGCGCCGGGCATTGTCTACACCCTGGACTGGGATAACCGCGCCGTGGTTCGCCATCGCCTGCATTGGGTTCACGCCGAAGCGGCGGCCGCTGCCAGCGCCTTGCTCAAGCGCACCGACGAGGCGAAGTACGAAGCCTGGTACCGGTGCTTCTGGGAGTTCTGCGACAAACATTTCATCGACCGCTGCAACGGCAGCTGGCATCACGAACTCGATCCGCAAAACCGTCCCAGCGCCGATATCTGGCCGGGCAAGCCGGATCTTTATCACGCCTGGCAGGCGGTCCTGATTCCGCGCCTGCCCCTGGCACCGAGCATGGCGTCAGCCCTGGCGCGGTTATCCAGCCCTGCGCCTGTGTAA
- a CDS encoding ABC transporter substrate-binding protein, with product MNAISRLATVISLASLLPVAAFPVTTLAAESKGSVEVVHWWTSGGEKAAIDVLKAQVEKDGFTWKDGAVAGGGGSTAMTVLKSRAVAGNPPGVAQIKGPDIQEWASTGLLDTDILKDVAKAEKWDSLLDKKVSDTVKYEGDYVAVPVNIHRVNWLWINPEVFKKAGITKNPTTLEEFYAAGDKLKAAGFIPLAHGGQPWQDSTVFEAVVLSVMGADGYKKALVDLDNKALTGPEMVKALTELKKVATYMDADGKGQDWNLEAAKVINGKAGMQIMGDWAKSEWTAAKKVAGKDYECVAFPGTDKAFTYNIDSLAVFKQKDKGTAAGQQDIAKVVLGENFQKVFSINKGSIPVRNDMLGDMAKYGFDSCAQTAAKDFLTDAKTGGLQPSMAHNMATTLAVQGAFFDVVTNYINDPKADPADAAKKLGAAVQSAK from the coding sequence ATGAATGCGATTTCTCGCCTCGCTACTGTCATTTCTCTTGCTTCCCTGCTTCCCGTCGCAGCCTTCCCTGTCACCACGCTTGCCGCCGAATCCAAAGGTTCCGTGGAAGTCGTCCATTGGTGGACGTCGGGTGGTGAAAAAGCCGCGATCGATGTGCTCAAGGCCCAGGTAGAGAAAGACGGTTTTACCTGGAAGGACGGCGCTGTCGCCGGTGGTGGCGGTTCCACTGCCATGACCGTGCTCAAGAGCCGTGCGGTGGCCGGCAACCCACCGGGTGTCGCCCAGATCAAGGGCCCGGACATCCAGGAATGGGCGTCCACCGGCCTGCTCGACACCGACATCCTCAAGGACGTTGCCAAGGCCGAAAAGTGGGACAGCCTGCTCGACAAGAAAGTCTCCGATACCGTGAAGTACGAAGGTGACTACGTCGCCGTGCCGGTGAACATCCACCGCGTCAACTGGCTGTGGATCAACCCGGAAGTCTTCAAGAAGGCCGGCATCACCAAGAACCCGACCACCCTCGAAGAATTCTACGCAGCCGGCGACAAGCTCAAGGCCGCGGGCTTTATTCCGCTCGCCCACGGCGGCCAGCCTTGGCAGGACAGCACCGTGTTCGAAGCCGTGGTGCTTTCGGTGATGGGCGCTGATGGCTACAAGAAGGCCCTGGTCGACCTGGACAACAAGGCCCTGACCGGTCCGGAAATGGTCAAGGCGCTGACCGAGCTGAAGAAAGTCGCGACCTACATGGACGCCGACGGCAAGGGCCAGGACTGGAACCTGGAAGCGGCCAAGGTCATCAACGGCAAGGCCGGCATGCAGATCATGGGTGACTGGGCCAAGAGCGAGTGGACCGCAGCGAAGAAAGTCGCCGGCAAGGACTACGAGTGCGTGGCCTTCCCGGGCACCGACAAGGCCTTCACCTACAACATCGACTCCCTGGCGGTGTTCAAGCAGAAGGACAAGGGCACTGCGGCTGGCCAGCAGGATATCGCCAAGGTCGTGCTGGGTGAGAACTTCCAGAAAGTCTTCAGCATCAACAAGGGCTCGATCCCGGTGCGCAACGACATGCTGGGCGACATGGCCAAGTACGGTTTCGATTCCTGCGCCCAGACCGCTGCCAAGGACTTCCTGACGGACGCCAAGACCGGCGGCCTGCAACCGAGCATGGCGCACAACATGGCGACCACGCTGGCGGTACAGGGTGCGTTTTTCGATGTGGTGACCAATTACATCAACGACCCGAAAGCCGACCCGGCTGACGCAGCCAAGAAACTGGGTGCGGCGGTGCAGTCAGCGAAGTAA
- a CDS encoding carbohydrate ABC transporter permease, with protein sequence MSSVAVFSKASPFDALQRWLPKLVLAPSMFIVLVGFYGYILWTFVLSFTTSTFLPNYKWAGLAQYARLMDNDRWWVASKNLALFGGLFIGITLVIGVLLAVFLDQRIRREGFIRTIYLYPMALSMIVTGTAWKWLLNPGMGLDKLLRDWGWEGFRLDWLIDPDRVVYCLVIAAVWQASGFIMAMFLAGLRGVDQSIIRAAQIDGASMPRIYWKVVLPSLRPVFFSAVMILAHIAIKSFDLVAAMTAGGPGYSSDLPAMFMYSFTFSRGQMGMGSASAILMLGAILAIIVPYLYSELRTKRHD encoded by the coding sequence ATGAGTTCTGTTGCTGTGTTCAGCAAGGCCTCGCCGTTCGATGCATTGCAGCGCTGGCTCCCGAAACTGGTGCTGGCGCCGAGCATGTTCATCGTACTGGTGGGCTTCTATGGCTATATCTTGTGGACGTTCGTCCTGTCGTTCACCACCTCGACGTTCCTGCCGAACTACAAGTGGGCAGGCCTGGCGCAGTATGCGCGGCTGATGGACAACGACCGCTGGTGGGTGGCGAGCAAGAACCTGGCGCTGTTCGGCGGCCTGTTCATTGGTATCACCCTGGTGATCGGCGTGCTGCTGGCGGTGTTTCTCGACCAGCGCATTCGCCGCGAAGGTTTTATCCGCACCATTTACCTGTACCCGATGGCGCTGTCGATGATCGTCACCGGTACGGCCTGGAAATGGTTGCTCAACCCGGGCATGGGCCTGGACAAATTGTTGCGTGACTGGGGTTGGGAGGGCTTCCGCCTGGACTGGCTGATCGACCCGGACCGCGTGGTGTACTGCCTGGTGATCGCGGCGGTGTGGCAGGCTTCGGGGTTCATCATGGCGATGTTCCTGGCCGGCCTGCGGGGTGTCGATCAATCGATCATCCGTGCCGCGCAGATCGATGGCGCGAGCATGCCGCGCATCTACTGGAAAGTGGTACTGCCGAGCCTGCGTCCGGTGTTCTTCAGCGCCGTGATGATCCTGGCGCACATCGCGATCAAGAGCTTCGACCTGGTGGCGGCGATGACGGCCGGTGGCCCGGGTTATTCCTCCGACCTGCCGGCGATGTTCATGTATTCCTTCACCTTCAGTCGCGGCCAGATGGGCATGGGCTCGGCCAGTGCAATCCTGATGCTCGGTGCGATTCTCGCGATCATCGTGCCTTACCTGTACTCCGAGCTGAGGACCAAGCGTCATGACTAG
- a CDS encoding carbohydrate ABC transporter permease: MTSLAAKPSISLSRIAIYAVLILAVVLYLVPLVVMLLTSFKTPEDISTGNLLSWPTVVSGIGWVKAWATVDGYFWNSIKITVPAVLISTAIGALNGYVLSMWRFRGSQLFFGLLLFGCFLPFQTVLLPASFTLGKMGLASTTTGLVFVHVVYGLAFTTLFFRNYYVSIPDALVKAARLDGAGFFTIFRRIILPMSTPIIMVCLIWQFTQIWNDFLFGVVFSSGDSQPITVALNNLVNTSTGAKEYNVDMAAAMIAGLPTLLVYVVAGKYFVRGLTAGAVKG, from the coding sequence ATGACTAGTCTCGCTGCCAAACCTTCCATCAGCCTGAGTCGCATCGCGATCTACGCGGTGCTGATCCTCGCCGTAGTGCTTTACCTGGTGCCGTTGGTGGTCATGCTGTTGACCAGCTTCAAGACACCGGAAGACATCAGCACCGGCAACCTGCTGAGCTGGCCGACCGTGGTCAGCGGCATCGGTTGGGTCAAGGCCTGGGCCACGGTGGACGGCTACTTCTGGAACTCGATCAAGATCACCGTCCCGGCGGTGCTGATCTCCACCGCCATCGGTGCCTTGAACGGCTACGTGTTGTCGATGTGGCGCTTTCGCGGTTCGCAGTTGTTCTTCGGCCTGTTGCTGTTCGGCTGCTTCCTGCCGTTCCAGACCGTCCTGCTGCCGGCCTCGTTCACCCTCGGCAAGATGGGCCTGGCCAGTACCACCACGGGCCTGGTGTTCGTGCACGTGGTCTATGGCCTGGCGTTCACCACGCTGTTCTTCCGCAACTACTACGTGAGCATTCCCGATGCACTGGTGAAGGCGGCGCGACTGGACGGTGCGGGTTTCTTCACCATTTTCCGGCGGATCATCCTGCCGATGTCCACCCCGATCATCATGGTTTGCCTGATCTGGCAGTTCACGCAGATCTGGAACGACTTCCTGTTCGGCGTGGTGTTCTCCAGCGGTGATTCGCAACCCATCACCGTGGCGCTGAACAACTTGGTCAACACCAGTACCGGGGCCAAGGAATACAACGTGGACATGGCGGCGGCGATGATCGCCGGGCTGCCGACCCTGCTGGTCTATGTGGTCGCAGGCAAGTATTTCGTGCGCGGCCTGACGGCCGGCGCAGTCAAGGGGTAA